A stretch of Tigriopus californicus strain San Diego chromosome 11, Tcal_SD_v2.1, whole genome shotgun sequence DNA encodes these proteins:
- the LOC131890802 gene encoding uncharacterized protein LOC131890802, whose translation MAECENGLVTDSLILQDYSEDDCLNQTDPKHCFKPIGSGGGLCYLASEEAVTHKGEDCVYHLPIIYESEKINIAEDYLNQTFSGPLETNGTFPESAFKHCQSINCYMVLHEEATNLAYFMAEPSKLSLSESGISFGANDQHYTMYFEPRCEPTKPIGRTTVEDVCGSPEFPKLPPSNTKYAIEEQTYLDTSNTNATACKIICERDSSCTGFVFEGDLYSCKLFKESRDSTSNSKCVLEPLAPRVFAKDVFVYKPEDGQLIDGSDYRIQTGNTDDCRNECAKDPLCQAAFVNDGMCAQRRSVWPGKKSPLPQGGQELIIWNGKVFGDETACDLGRVTDHMMEFVDDPEKCEGNGLCYGVIEIGGNTSTYCYAPNDLEPIETTEKGRTTPYFQMQTAHNIDNLRNVFESLIGGRLHPIECFEHCHAVSCFAYAYAVPAPSSDYLDGCHFALEPFDFASLPPASSSDGDDFQTLITFVRHGVPLDELCQDEDPLPANWHFGSAVYNTFETVDASNIDDCKRSCNPNGDCDKTLIFRPEDSSCRIFETKEIFEANSETASTTRSSNSRHQCIVTPGEGGKFRPREFFTVKSVVTNQISVEPRERVVFPQKVNSHSGGGNNVCWDFCSKLPWCREVHLVGDDQCLLYDGSEGNNTLRNATEGEELQLRHIMRGKMFTHEHFCDEGGLAGADFFFAFFSQQYCDFFSLCYRKSRMGENWKDVCFIAPEVPPEPIQVTHNCQVQPFFTSLPGLEIDYGLIRTSLISRPEGNQSYEACAQVCSLDEDCYGLTYFPSIQECAIHERPLFFESDIEPINVLECQMAFEVPHCQPCVQRVQMEEQIVFKDELQCSHTYQESCSDVYKTIFKTQEVEECKESFVKNCHIEYEMVPRTEKVEVCHSPLARDCNEEGPETCSTEHETVCATTYHENEVADDVVNCTTVQEDVCDSEGENCRMVPRQVCQVESISSKKLTPETDCHQESREVCGPEICPIVQGDRICTDELKTFVQEVPQEKCQISPKTVCDMIHKIVPKLEMSQECIEVPQEVCQTVQVEAMKERLPVVKYFCPPADSDSDSTNDDDDDDDDDDDDDDDDDDDDDDDDDNTIDDSPPPPSGGTRSAAEDDMSPIESQSTHLLDHIASTRRGSRRNSKSGSGEVF comes from the exons ATGGCTGAGTGTGAAAATGGTCTTGTAACTGATTCCTTGATCCTTCAAGATTATTCCGAGGATGACTGCCTTAATCAAACTGACCCAAAGCATTGCTTCAAACCAATTGGAAGCGGCGGTGGCCTGTGCTATTTGGCCAGCG aaGAGGCAGTTACACACAAGGGAGAAG ATTGTGTCTACCATCTTCCCATCATATATGAGTCAGAAAAGATCAACATTGCTGAGGATTATCTAAATCAAACATTCTCTGGTCCCCTCGAGACGAATGGCACTTTCCCCGAGAGTGCGTTCAAGCATTGCCAAAGCATCAATTGCTATATGGTGCTTCATGAAGAAGCCACCAACCTTGCGTACTTCATGGCCGAGCCGTCAAAGCTGAGCTTGTCCGAGTCTGGCATCAGTTTCGGAGCCAATGATCAACACTACACGATGTATTTTGAACCGAGATGCGAACCCACGAAGCCAATTGGTCGCACCACCGTCGAAG ATGTGTGCGGAAGCCCAGAGTTCCCGAAATTGCCTCCTTCGAACACCAAGTACGCCATCGAGGAGCAAACATACCTCGACACGTCAAATACAAATGCTACTGCCTGCAAAATAATCTGCGAACGTGACAGCTCGTGCACAGGGTTTGTGTTTGAGGGTGACCTGTATTCATGCAAATTGTTTAAAGAATCTAGAGATTCAACCTCAAACTCAAAGTGTGTTTTAG AGCCACTTGCCCCTcgagtttttgcaaaagacGTGTTTGTCTACAAACCGGAAGATGGACAACTCATTGATGGCA gCGACTATAGGATCCAAACTGGAAACACGGATGATTGCCGGAACGAATGTGCCAAAGACCCCCTGTGCCAAGCTGCTTTTGTAAACGATGGCATGTGCGCTCAAAGACGTAGCGTTTGGCCTGGAAAAAAATCACCCCTCCCGCAGGGAGGGCAAGAATTGATCATATGGAATGGAAAAGTATTCG GCGATGAAACGGCTTGTGACTTGGGCCGAGTCACAGACCACATGATGGAGTTCGTGGATGATCCTGAAAAGTGTGAGGGAAATGGATTATGCTATGGAGTCATAGAGATCGGCGGCAATACCTCAACATATTGTTATGCACCCAATG ACTTGGAACCCATCGAAACGACGGAGAAAGGAAGGACCACTCCctattttcaaatgcaaactGCTCACAATATAGACAATCTGAGAAACGTTTTCGAGTCTCTCATTGGAGGGAGACTCCATCCTATAGAGTGTTTCGAACATTGCCATGCGGTTTCATGTTTTGCCTATGCTTACGCTGTACCCGCCCCATCATCTGATTATCTTGATGGTTGCCATTTTGCTCTTGAGCCTTTCGATTTTGCATCTTTACCACCGGCTTCTTCATCCGACGGAGATGATTTTCAAACTCTTATTACCTTTGTCCGACATGGAGTGCCATTGGATG agcTGTGCCAAGATGAGGACCCGTTGCCAGCCAATTGGCACTTTGGAAGTGCCGTTTACAACACGTTCGAAACTGTAGACGCGTCCAACATTGACGATTGCAAACGGTCATGCAATCCCAATGGCGATTGCGATAAAACGTTGATCTTTCGGCCGGAAGATTCATCTTGTCGCATTTTTGAGACCAAAGAGATCTTTGAGGCCAATTCGGAGACCGCCTCGACAACACGGTCTTCCAACTCTCGACATCAATGTATTGTCA CCCCAGGTGAAGGCGGGAAATTTCGACCCAGAGAGTTCTTTACCGTCAAGAGTGTTGTCACAAATCAGATATCCGTGGAACCTCGCGAGAGGGTGGTCTTCCCTCAAAAAGTTAATTCACATAGTGGCGGCGGAAATAATGTCTGTTGGGACTTTTGCAGCAAACTTCCTTGGTGCCGAGAAGTTCACCTAGTTGGAGATGATCAATGCCTCTTGTACGACGGTTCCGAGGGCAACAACACCCTCAGAAATGCGACGGAAGGGGAAGAGTTACAGCTCAGGCACATCATGAGGGGAAAAATGTTTA CTCACGAACATTTCTGCGACGAGGGTGGCTTGGCCGGCGCAGActtcttttttgcattcttcAGCCAGCAATACtgcgatttcttttcactttgctATCGAAAAAGTCGAATGGGTGAAAACTGGAAAGATGTTTGCTTTATTGCACCag AAGTCCCCCCAGAACCCATCCAAGTCACGCACAATTGCCAGGTCCAACCGTTCTTCACTTCACTCCCGGGCCTTGAAATCGATTACGGACTCATCCGTACGTCTCTTATATCCCGTCCTGAAGGAAACCAATCCTACGAAGCTTGTGCTCAAGTCTGCAGCTTGGACGAAGATTGCTATGGCTTGACATACTTCCCATCGATCCAGGAGTGCGCTATACATGAAAGGCCATTGTTTTTCGAATCAGACATCGAACCTATTAATGTGTTGGAATGCCAAATGGCCTTTGAAGTGCCCCATTGTCAGCCTTGCGTTCAACGAGTGCAAATGGAGGAACAAATCGTTTTCAAGGACGAACTGCAATGCTCTCACACCTATCAGGAATCGTGCTCCGATGTATACAAGACCATCTTCAAAACCCAAGAA GTTGAGGAATGCAAGGAAAGCTTTGTGAAGAACTGTCACATTGAGTATGAGATGGTGCCCAGAACGGAAAAGGTCGAGGTCTGCCACTCCCCTTTGGCCCGAGATTGTAATGAAGAGGGGCCCGAGACCTGTTCCACCGAACATGAGACCGTGTGTGCCACCACCTACCACGAAAACGAAGTCGCCGATGATGTGGTGAATTGCACCACCGTCCAGGAAGATGTGTGCGACTCCGAGGGCGAAAACTGTCGAATGGTGCCCCGGCAAGTGTGCCAAGTGGAAAGCATTTCCAGCAAGAAGCTCACCCCCGAGACGGATTGCCATCAAGAGAGTCGAGAGGTGTGTGGACCAGAAATCTGTCCCATTGTTCAGGGGGACCGCATTTGCACGGATGAGCTCAAGACGTTTGTGCAAGAAGTGCCGCAAGAGAAATGCCAAATCTCGCCCAAGACCGTGTGCGACATGATCCACAAGATCGTTCCCAAATTGGAAATGAGCCAAGAATGTATTGAAGTGCCTCAAGAGGTCTGTCAGACGGTCCAAGTCGAGGCCATGAAAGAGCGATTACCCGTAGTAAAATATTTCTGTCCACCCGCCGACTCCGACTCTGACTCTactaatgatgatgatgacgatgacgatgacgatgacgatgacgatgacgatgacgatgatgatgatgatgatgatgacgacaatACGATTGATGATTCACCTCCACCACCGTCAGGTGGAACTAGGTCAGCGGCAGAGGACGACATGTCCCCAATCGAATCCCAATCGACTCATCTCTTAGACCATATTGCCTCCACAAGACGGGGTTCAAGAAGGAACTCGAAAAGTGGGAGTGGAGAAGTCTTCTAA